The following nucleotide sequence is from Barnesiella viscericola DSM 18177.
CCTATTGTCGACCGCCTGGCCAAGGAGGGCAACCCCAAGGCCTTCGCGCTGAACAAGCCGCATATCCCGGGACTCGATTACAGTTTCAGCGGGTTGAAAACCTCGTTCCTCTATCTGTTGCGAGACCGGGTGAAGGAGGATCCCGATTTCATCGAAAAAAACAAGAACGACCTGTGCGCCTCGTTGCAGGCCACGATTGTGGATATACTCATGGACAAGCTCTACAAGGCCGTGAAACAGACCGGCATCAAACACGTGGCCGTGGCTGGTGGCGTGTCGGCCAACTCGGCCGTGCGGGGTGCCTTCGAGGAGTATGCCCGCCGCTATGGCTGGACGGTCTATCTGCCGCTCCTTTCGTTCACGACCGACAATGCGGCCATGGTGGCCATTACAGGTTATTACAAATATCTGGACAAAGAGTTTTGCAGCATCGAAAAGGCCCCCTTTGCCCGGGTGGAATTATAAAGAGGCTTGAAACATGAATGTCGAGATTATTGTCATCGGTGACGAATTGCTGATAGGGCAGGTTACCGATACCAACTCGGGGTGGATTGCCCGCGAGTTGAATCATGTGGGGTGGGAGGTCACCGAGATTACCACCGTGAGAGACCGGGAGCGCGAGATTACCGACGCACTCGACAGCTCGTTTGCCCGGGTCGACGTGGTGTTGATGACCGGTGGTCTGGGCCCGACCAAAGACGATATTACCAAGCAGACCCTCTGCCGCTATTTCGGTGGGAAGCTGGTCTTCGACGAGTCGGTGTATGCCAATGTCGAGGCTATTTTTGCCCGTCGCCATTTGTCGATGAATGCGTCGACCCACGACCAGGCCTATGTGCCCGATGTCTGTACCGTCATACAGAACCCCGTGGGCACGGCCCCCGTCATGTGGTTCGAGCGCGAGGGGAAGGTGCTGGTTTCGATGCCGGGAGTCCCCTCCGAGATGAAGACGGTGATGCAGGAGACCGTTATCAATCGGCTGCGCCAACATTTCCGCGACCACTCAGCCATCTTGCACCGCACCTGTCTGGTCAAGGACTTTACCGAGTCGCGCCTCTCCGAGTCGCTGACCGATTTTGAGAAGCAACTGCCCGCCTGCATCAAGTTGGCCTACCTGCCCACGCCGGGTGTCATACGTCTGCGGTTGACGGCACGGGGCGATGACGAAGCACAGTTGCAGCCACTTGTCGATGGTGAGTTTGCCAAGTTGAAGGCGCTGCTGGGCGAACATCTCTTTTGCGATGTCGACGCTACGCTGGCCGGTGCGTTGGGGCGGATTCTGGCCCGTCGGGGCGAGACCCTGGCTACGGCCGAGAGCTGCACGGGTGGAAATATCGCACACGAAATCACTCGGGTGGCTGGCAGTTCGGTCTATTTTAAAGGTAGCGTGGTGGCCTACTCCAACGAGGTGAAGGAGCATGTGCTGCACGTATCGTCCCAGACCCTTGAACAGTGCGGCGCCGTCAGTCGCGAAACGGTGTTGCAGATGACCGCCGGCGTGCAGCGTCTGCTGTCGACCCATTGCGCGATAGCCACTTCGGGCATTGCCGGGCCGGGCGGAGGCAGTGCCGAGAAACCTGTGGGGACGGTGTGGATTGCCGTGCGCTATGGCGAGCGAGACCGGGCCGAGTGCTTCCACTTCGGGGGCGATCGCGAACAGGTCATAGCCCGGGCCACGCAATCGGCTCTGCTCATGCTGGTTCAACTCCTGACCGAGTAGAGCATGATGAAAAAAGTTCCTATTTTAATCGCCTAAAAATTTGGAACCTATTCTTAAAATGCTTTACTTTGCACTCTGTTTGCGAAAGCAGTAAGAAAAAACAAATAAAATAATAGATAGCGATGTCAAAGATTTGTCAAATTACAGGGAAAAAAGCAATGGTTGGCAACAACGTTTCGCACTCGAAAAGAAGAACGAAAAGAAAATTCAATGTCAACCTCTTTACGAAGAAATTTTATTGGGTAGAGCAGGATTGCTGGATTACGCTCACACTGTCGGCTGCCGGTCTTCGTACAATCAATAAAATGGGATTAGATGCAGCTATCAAGCAAGCTGCCGGAAATGGTTATTTAACGGAAGTAAAAATGTTGTATTAAGATATGGCAAAGAAAGCAAAAGGTAATCGCGTTCAAGTGATCCTCGAATGCACGGAACACAAGGCTAGTGGTATGCCGGGAACATCGCGTTATATTACCACCAAAAACAGAAAAAATACCACAGAGCGTTTGGAGTTGAAAAAATACAACCCCATTCTGAAAAGAGTTACTGTTCACAAAGAAATAAAATAAGGAAGGATTGAACCATGGCAAAGAAAACAGTTGCATCGTTGCAAAAAGGCGAAGGCCGTACTTATTCCAAAGTGATTAAAATGGTGAAATCGCCGAAAACGGGTGCCTACACCTTCCAAGAGGAAATGGTACCTAACGACTCGGTGAAAGACGTACTGAATAAGTAAGTCATAATTAGCGCAATATAAAGAAAACTTTCTTATACAAAATGTGTAAGGAAGTTTTTTTTTACCATCATAATTTTATAGCTTTGCATAACGTGCGGGTACTCTGTACGACGACCTATTAAAAATTCATATATGGGATTATTCGATTTCTTTTCAAAAGAAAAAAAAGAGACCCTCGACAAAGGTCTCTCCAAAACCAAAGAGGGTGTGTTTTCCAAATTGGCCCGTATCGTTGCCGGTAAATCGCAGGTCGACGATGCTATTCTGGACGACTTGGAAGAGGTACTCATCACCTCGGACGTGGGCGTAGAGACTACGCTGCGCATCATCGAACGGATAGAGAAACGGGTGGCTCGCGACAAATACATCAATACCAACGAGTTGAACCGCATTCTGCGAGAGGAAATCACGGCGCTGTTGACCGAAAACGGCGTGGAGGAGTCGGGCGAGTTTACCGTCCCGGCCGACAAGAAACCCTATGTGATTATGGTCGTGGGGGTGAACGGCGTGGGCAAGACCACCACCATTGGCAAGTTGGCCTATCAGTACAAGAAGCGGGGTTACAGTGTCTACCTGGGTGCCGCCGACACGTTCAGAGCCGCAGCTGTCGAGCAGCTGATGATCTGGGGCGAACGGGTAGGGGTGCCTGTGGTGAAGCAGAAGATGGGTGCCGACCCGGCATCGGTAGCCTTCGATACCCTCAGTTCGGCCAAGGTCAACCAGGCCGACGTGGTGATTATCGACACCGCCGGCCGTCTGCACAACAAGTTGAACCTGATGAACGAGCTCACCAAAATCAAGAAGGTGATGGAGAAGATTGTACCCGGAGCTCCGCACGAGGTGCTGCTGGTACTCGACGGCTCTACGGGACAGAATGCCTTTGAGCAGGCCAAGCAGTTTACGGCTGCCACCGAGGTGAACGAGCTGGCCATCACCAAGCTCGACGGCACGGCCAAGGGAGGTGTGGTCATCGGCATATCGGACCACTTCAAGATTCCCGTCAAGTATATCGGCCTGGGCGAAGGCCTGGAAGATTTGCAGGTATTCCGCCGGAAAGAGTTTGTCGACTCCCTGTTTGGTGATTGATTTTTCAACAATGTATTTGCGGCTGGGGAGTCGGGTGCCGACTCTCGTAGCCGTTTTTTTTCATGTAATGTCAAGATGATAAAGAATAGCGTCGATATTATTACGTTGGGCTGTTCCAAGAATCTGGTCGATTCGGAACGGCTGATGCATCGCTTTGCCGAAGCCGGTTATAAAGTGCGTCACGACCCCGAGAAGGTGTCGAGCGAATATGTGGTGGTCAATACCTGCGGTTTCATCGGCGACGCCAAAGAGGAGTCCATCGAGATGATTCTGCAAATGGTCGAGGCCAAGAAGGCCCGCAAGATACGCCACCTCTATGTAATGGGCTGTCTGTCGCAACGCTACCGCGAGGAGCTCGAAACCGAAATACCCGAGGTCGACAAGTTTTACGGGAAGTTCGACTGGACCAACCTCATTACCGACCTGGGGACCCGCGACAACGACGACGCCAAGGATTTCGGCCGTATCCTCACCACCCCTCCGCACTATGCCTATGTGAAGATAGCCGAGGGGTGCAACCGCTTCTGCTCCTATTGTGCCATACCGCTCATCACGGGCCGTTTCGTCTCCTATCCCATGGAAGAGCTGCTCGACGAGGTGCGGTCGCTGGTAGCCCGCGGGGTGAAGGAGTTCCAGATTATCGCCCAGGACCTCTCGTCCTACGGTCTTGACCTGTATGGCGAGTTGAAGTTGCCCGAGCTCATCGACCGCATGGCTCAGATACCGGGGGTGAAATGGATACGGCTGCACTATGCCTATCCCTCGCAGTTCCCCTACGACATTCTGCCGGTGATGCGTCGTCACGCCAACGTGTGCAACTACCTCGACATCGCCTTGCAGCACATCAGCGACCACATCTTGAAAGACATGCGCCGCCATGTGACCAAGCAGGAGACCTATGATTTGTTGAAACGCATACGGGCCGAGGTGCCCGGTATCCATATCCGCACCACCCTCATGGTGGGCTATCCCGGCGAGACCGACGAGGATTTCGAGGAGCTGAAACAGTTTGTACGCGATGCCCGCTTCGAGCGCATGGGGGCGTTTGCCTACTCCGAGGAGGAGGGCACCTACGCCGCCAACCATTTCCCCGACTCGGTTCCCGAGGAGGTGAAGCAGGCCCGGCTCGACGAGCTGATGGCTTTGCAGGAGGAGATTGCCCTCGAAAACAACCGCTCGAAGGTGGGGCAGGAGTTCGATGTGATGGTCGACCGTGAAGAGGAGGATTACTATGTGGGTCGTACCGAGTACGACTCGCCCGAGGTCGACCCCGAGGTGCTCATCGCCAAGAGCCGCACGTTGCCCATTGGGGAGTTCTGTCGGGTGAAGATTGTCGAGGCCATGCCCTTTGAACTGATGGCCGAGCCTGTCACGTCGGACCGATAATCCTCAGCGGTGGTCATGAGTGGCGCATCTTCCGCAATATCGCTTTTGCGGCAAGCCTTCGAGCAGAGTCTTGCCGCCCGTTTTCCCGCCTTTGCCTTTCGTTTGCCGGGCGGGCACACCTTTTATTGGGGCGCTTGTGCGGCCGACAGGCTGGTCACGCTCGACGCCGACCGGCTCCCGGACGAAGGGGAGGGATTCCTCTTTGCCCCGTTTGACCGGGAGGCTCTCCCTACACTCTTTTTCCCGGTAAGGCCTGTGCCGGTCGAAGAGCTCGACCCGGCCACCTTGAAATCCTGGGTCACCTCGGTGACAACGGCCGAGGAGGTCATGCCGTTGACCGATACGGATTACCCGTCGTATGAACGGCAGGCCCAGACGCTGGTGGGGGCGATGGCTCGCGGGGAGTTGAGAAAAGCGGTGCTTTCGCGTACCGTCACACTGCCTCGGCCGGCCGTTTCGGACGTCGAACTCTTCGTGCGGCTGGCTGCCCGGTATCCCTCCGCCTTTGTCAGTTGGGTGCATCTGCCCGGTGGCAGTCGCTGGATAGGAGCCACCCCCGAGACCCTGCTCGACTATGACGGGCGGGAGTTGTCGACTATGGCGTTGGCCGGGACCCGTCGGGCCGGTAGCCCGGGCGAATGGGGGCAGAAGGAGCAGGACGAGCAGCAGATTGTGGCCGACTCGATTGTGGCCTCGCTCGCAGGTTGCGGGCTGGCTCCTGTCGTGGGGAGCCGCTTTACCCGACAGGCCGCTCAGGTGGAGCATCTGTGCACGCCCGTTTCGGTCGAGGGCCATCTCGACCGGGAGCAGTTGACCCGGGTCTTGTCGGCACTGCACCCCACACCGGCGGTCGGGGGGTATCCCAAAGAGGCTGCGAAGGAGTGGATAGACCGTGTGGAGGCACACCGTCGCCGCTACTACGGCGGATTTCTGGGGCCGATAGAAGGGGAAGGGGTGCGTCTGTTTGTCAACTTGCGTTGCATGGAGATGAACAAGAGGCATGTGAGATTGTATGTAGGTGGCGGGCTTACGGCCCAATCGCTGCCTGCCAGTGAATGGAGTGAGACCGAAGCCAAGGCGCAGACCTTGCTCTCGGTCCTTAACGGTTAATCGAATAAAACGTATGAAGACAACAGATAAACAGGGGTGTAATGCCCTCGTCGAGATTTTGGCAAAACAGGGCGTGAAACGGGTAGTCCTTTCGCCCGGGTCGAGAAACGCCCCGCTTTTGATGGCCTTTTCGAGAAGCGAGTCTATCGAGTCGTATGTGGTGGTCGACGAACGCACCGCCGCCTTCATGGCCTTGGGCATGTCGCAGCGCAGCGGCGAGCCGGTGGCGCTGGTCTGCACCTCGGGTACCGCCTTGCTCAACTATGCACCTGCCGTGGCCGAAGCCTATTATCAGCACATTCCGTTGATTGTCGTGTCGGGCGACCGTCCCATCGAGTGGATCGATCAGGACGACGGTCAGACCCTGCGCCAGTATGGAGCCTTGTCGCACGTGGTGAAACGGTCGTACGACCTGCGTGCCGAGTGGACCCTGGCAACCGATGGCTGGTATTTCAACCGTTGCGTGAACGATGCCCTGCTCACCGCACTCTCGGGCGAGAAGGGGCCTGTACATATCAACCTCTCCATTACCGAGCCGCTCACTGGCGAGACCGACTGTCCGCCCCGTCCCGAGCGGTTGGTGACGAGAATACCGGCGGCCCGTGTGCCCGACGAGGAGTCGATGTCGCTCCTGAGCGACGAGTTCATGTCGGCCCGCAAGGTACTGGTTGTGGCCGCCTTCATGCAGCCCGACGAGGCGCTGGCTCGGGCCCTCTCGCAACTGGCCCGATTGCCTCAGGTGGTAGTCCTTACCGAGACTTTGGCCAACGTGCGGGGCGAAGGGTTTATCCCCACCATTGACCGAGTCTACTCGGTGCTCGACAAGAGCGAGTGGCCCGAATTTGCCCCCGACCTGCTCATTACCCTGGGCGGTTCGCTGGTGTCGCGCATGATCAAGGCCTTTTTGCGGCAGCACAAGCCCCGGGCCCACTGGCGCATCTCGCAGGGCGACCGGGTAGTCGATACCATGCAGGCGCTCACCCGCCAGATCGAGACTGCTCCGGCTCCCTTTATCGAGGCACTTGCCCGTCGGGTTTCGGCGGTCGGGAGCGATTACTCGGCCCGCTGGCACGACAAGGAGCGCCTGGCTACCCGCTTGCACGACGACTACATCGCCAGCATCGGGTGGTGCGACTTGAAGGCCTTCTCGATGATTCTGCCCGCCATACCGGCTGGTACCGCCCTGCAACTCTCCAACGGCACGACGGTACGTTATGCCCAGCTCTTCGACTGTCCGCAGACAAGCCGAAACGACTGTAACCGCGGGGTGTGCGGTATCGACGGCTCTACCTCGACAGCCGCCGGCGCCTCGTGTGTCGACGAGGCCATGACCCTCTTCATCACGGGCGACATGAGTT
It contains:
- the rpmB gene encoding 50S ribosomal protein L28; this encodes MSKICQITGKKAMVGNNVSHSKRRTKRKFNVNLFTKKFYWVEQDCWITLTLSAAGLRTINKMGLDAAIKQAAGNGYLTEVKMLY
- the rimO gene encoding 30S ribosomal protein S12 methylthiotransferase RimO — translated: MIKNSVDIITLGCSKNLVDSERLMHRFAEAGYKVRHDPEKVSSEYVVVNTCGFIGDAKEESIEMILQMVEAKKARKIRHLYVMGCLSQRYREELETEIPEVDKFYGKFDWTNLITDLGTRDNDDAKDFGRILTTPPHYAYVKIAEGCNRFCSYCAIPLITGRFVSYPMEELLDEVRSLVARGVKEFQIIAQDLSSYGLDLYGELKLPELIDRMAQIPGVKWIRLHYAYPSQFPYDILPVMRRHANVCNYLDIALQHISDHILKDMRRHVTKQETYDLLKRIRAEVPGIHIRTTLMVGYPGETDEDFEELKQFVRDARFERMGAFAYSEEEGTYAANHFPDSVPEEVKQARLDELMALQEEIALENNRSKVGQEFDVMVDREEEDYYVGRTEYDSPEVDPEVLIAKSRTLPIGEFCRVKIVEAMPFELMAEPVTSDR
- a CDS encoding competence/damage-inducible protein A, which produces MNVEIIVIGDELLIGQVTDTNSGWIARELNHVGWEVTEITTVRDREREITDALDSSFARVDVVLMTGGLGPTKDDITKQTLCRYFGGKLVFDESVYANVEAIFARRHLSMNASTHDQAYVPDVCTVIQNPVGTAPVMWFEREGKVLVSMPGVPSEMKTVMQETVINRLRQHFRDHSAILHRTCLVKDFTESRLSESLTDFEKQLPACIKLAYLPTPGVIRLRLTARGDDEAQLQPLVDGEFAKLKALLGEHLFCDVDATLAGALGRILARRGETLATAESCTGGNIAHEITRVAGSSVYFKGSVVAYSNEVKEHVLHVSSQTLEQCGAVSRETVLQMTAGVQRLLSTHCAIATSGIAGPGGGSAEKPVGTVWIAVRYGERDRAECFHFGGDREQVIARATQSALLMLVQLLTE
- the menD gene encoding 2-succinyl-5-enolpyruvyl-6-hydroxy-3-cyclohexene-1-carboxylic-acid synthase, with translation MKTTDKQGCNALVEILAKQGVKRVVLSPGSRNAPLLMAFSRSESIESYVVVDERTAAFMALGMSQRSGEPVALVCTSGTALLNYAPAVAEAYYQHIPLIVVSGDRPIEWIDQDDGQTLRQYGALSHVVKRSYDLRAEWTLATDGWYFNRCVNDALLTALSGEKGPVHINLSITEPLTGETDCPPRPERLVTRIPAARVPDEESMSLLSDEFMSARKVLVVAAFMQPDEALARALSQLARLPQVVVLTETLANVRGEGFIPTIDRVYSVLDKSEWPEFAPDLLITLGGSLVSRMIKAFLRQHKPRAHWRISQGDRVVDTMQALTRQIETAPAPFIEALARRVSAVGSDYSARWHDKERLATRLHDDYIASIGWCDLKAFSMILPAIPAGTALQLSNGTTVRYAQLFDCPQTSRNDCNRGVCGIDGSTSTAAGASCVDEAMTLFITGDMSFSYDANGLSSSYLSPRFKVIVMCNGGGGIFRFIKPTAGLPELERCFEVHRDIPVEKYADLFGLRYFEIHDEASAAEVLPRFFAESEQPAILAVHTPNVYNAEVLRGYFRRARS
- the rpmG gene encoding 50S ribosomal protein L33, coding for MAKKAKGNRVQVILECTEHKASGMPGTSRYITTKNRKNTTERLELKKYNPILKRVTVHKEIK
- the ftsY gene encoding signal recognition particle-docking protein FtsY encodes the protein MGLFDFFSKEKKETLDKGLSKTKEGVFSKLARIVAGKSQVDDAILDDLEEVLITSDVGVETTLRIIERIEKRVARDKYINTNELNRILREEITALLTENGVEESGEFTVPADKKPYVIMVVGVNGVGKTTTIGKLAYQYKKRGYSVYLGAADTFRAAAVEQLMIWGERVGVPVVKQKMGADPASVAFDTLSSAKVNQADVVIIDTAGRLHNKLNLMNELTKIKKVMEKIVPGAPHEVLLVLDGSTGQNAFEQAKQFTAATEVNELAITKLDGTAKGGVVIGISDHFKIPVKYIGLGEGLEDLQVFRRKEFVDSLFGD
- a CDS encoding chorismate-binding protein translates to MSGASSAISLLRQAFEQSLAARFPAFAFRLPGGHTFYWGACAADRLVTLDADRLPDEGEGFLFAPFDREALPTLFFPVRPVPVEELDPATLKSWVTSVTTAEEVMPLTDTDYPSYERQAQTLVGAMARGELRKAVLSRTVTLPRPAVSDVELFVRLAARYPSAFVSWVHLPGGSRWIGATPETLLDYDGRELSTMALAGTRRAGSPGEWGQKEQDEQQIVADSIVASLAGCGLAPVVGSRFTRQAAQVEHLCTPVSVEGHLDREQLTRVLSALHPTPAVGGYPKEAAKEWIDRVEAHRRRYYGGFLGPIEGEGVRLFVNLRCMEMNKRHVRLYVGGGLTAQSLPASEWSETEAKAQTLLSVLNG
- a CDS encoding DUF4295 domain-containing protein → MAKKTVASLQKGEGRTYSKVIKMVKSPKTGAYTFQEEMVPNDSVKDVLNK